Proteins encoded in a region of the Mesoflavibacter profundi genome:
- a CDS encoding flavohemoglobin expression-modulating QEGLA motif protein, with product MTPTLEEKYQNLFDIDSNLNRLVKKIELLNYINPLNIESEKKQFYSSKYNYEPQFKYPKIRFNGYKLHRLFFSQRLERIKDESIRELYKDIIYEYSGLIECIETIGQGRKFYFNSLKSFGTPTERDIENAKFILRFDDSDFEEDLLPLYNVDDAIAYFEDYRKRYDFDFTIKKSTNISAAAMVQNNTKTLLLRRNHKFSKNQLAVLANHEIGVHMVTTFNGLSQPLKVFSNGFPNNVETQEGLAVYSEYMSGNLTITRLKELAYRVIASDSLAKGYNFSDTFDLLHNQYKLNRDKAFIVTLRVHRGGGFTKDHLYLTGLKKVYDYAKAGEDLNVLLTGKVTLEYKDVILKMQELGLAIPSIHYTDAYLTNDNKNKNFDFILNSLK from the coding sequence ATGACACCTACTTTAGAAGAAAAATACCAAAACTTATTTGATATAGACTCAAATCTTAACCGATTAGTCAAAAAGATTGAATTACTTAATTACATCAATCCGTTAAATATTGAAAGCGAGAAAAAACAATTCTATTCTTCTAAATACAATTACGAGCCTCAATTTAAGTATCCAAAAATTAGGTTTAATGGCTACAAATTGCATCGTTTATTCTTTTCTCAACGTTTAGAACGTATAAAAGACGAAAGTATTCGTGAGCTCTATAAAGACATTATTTACGAATATTCTGGATTAATAGAATGTATTGAAACCATTGGTCAAGGACGAAAATTCTATTTTAATAGTTTAAAAAGTTTTGGGACACCAACCGAAAGAGATATTGAAAACGCAAAGTTTATCCTGCGTTTTGACGATAGCGATTTTGAAGAAGATTTATTACCACTTTACAACGTAGATGATGCTATTGCTTACTTTGAAGATTATCGTAAACGTTACGATTTTGATTTTACAATAAAAAAATCGACTAACATTTCTGCAGCAGCAATGGTGCAAAACAATACCAAAACATTGCTGTTACGTCGTAATCATAAGTTTAGTAAAAATCAATTAGCAGTGTTAGCTAATCACGAAATTGGTGTACACATGGTAACTACGTTTAACGGATTATCACAGCCTTTAAAAGTGTTTTCTAACGGTTTTCCTAATAATGTGGAAACCCAAGAAGGTTTAGCTGTGTATTCTGAATATATGTCTGGAAATTTAACCATTACCAGATTAAAAGAATTAGCGTATCGTGTGATAGCTTCAGATAGTTTAGCAAAAGGATATAATTTTTCAGATACGTTTGATTTACTTCACAATCAGTATAAATTAAATCGTGATAAAGCCTTTATCGTAACATTACGCGTACATCGTGGCGGCGGATTTACAAAAGATCATTTGTATTTAACCGGTTTAAAAAAGGTTTATGATTATGCTAAAGCAGGAGAAGATTTAAACGTATTATTGACTGGAAAAGTCACGTTAGAATATAAAGACGTTATATTAAAAATGCAGGAATTAGGCTTAGCTATTCCATCTATTCACTACACAGATGCCTATTTAACTAACGATAATAAAAATAAGAATTTCGATTTTATTTTAAATAGTTTAAAGTAG
- a CDS encoding thiol-disulfide oxidoreductase DCC family protein, which yields MIQLPKHKKLILFDGVCNLCNSSVQFVIKHDKKNKFMFAPLQGKVGQEIISKYNIDTAKTDSILLYSEDKGLKVKSTAALYIAKDLGFPSALLTIFLIVPAFIRHWVYDFIAKNRYKWYGKKEACMIPTPELKSKFLE from the coding sequence TTGATTCAGTTACCAAAACATAAAAAATTAATCCTTTTTGATGGTGTTTGTAATCTTTGCAACAGCTCTGTGCAATTTGTAATAAAGCATGACAAAAAGAATAAGTTTATGTTTGCTCCTTTACAAGGTAAGGTTGGACAAGAGATCATTAGTAAATACAATATTGATACCGCAAAAACAGATTCAATTTTATTATATTCTGAAGACAAAGGACTTAAAGTGAAATCTACAGCAGCGTTATACATTGCTAAAGATTTAGGCTTTCCTTCTGCTCTACTTACTATTTTTTTAATTGTACCTGCTTTTATTAGACATTGGGTTTACGATTTTATTGCCAAAAACCGCTATAAATGGTACGGTAAAAAAGAAGCTTGTATGATTCCAACACCAGAATTGAAGAGCAAGTTTTTGGAGTAA
- a CDS encoding endonuclease MutS2 has translation MINIHQKTLQDLEFATVLNQVSEYCITALGNEAALSISPYKDKETLLFSLQLTNEYISSFYNDNRIPNHGFDAITKELKLLKIENTFLEPHSLKKLVSISLTSNDLIKFFKKFETYYPKLQQFSNKIEVTTDIIDKIDSVINRFNEVKDDASPTLYQLRQQINKLKGKINSSFTSALNHYHNLEYLDDIRESVVDNKRVLAVKAMYRRKVKGAIMGGSKTGSIVYIEPETTLQHTRELNNLQYEESEEVVRILKDVTNYIRFYLPLLELYQSFLTKIDVISAKAKYAKSMNAILPEISENRELYLRDAFHPLLYLNNLEKKETTHPQTIQLKEDSRIIVISGPNAGGKSITLKTVGLLQVMLQSGLLIPVHERSKVCLFDRIVSDIGDNQSIENHLSTYSYRLKQMNYFLKKINKNTLFLIDEFGTGSDPELGGALAETFLEEFYARKAFGIITTHYANLKLLANEKEEMINANMMFNERTLEPMYKLALGQAGSSFTFEVAQKNGIPYSLINRAKKKIERSKVRFDATIAKLQKERAKLEKTGENLKKNEKKKQSEADKLEEINAKIQKKLESYQELYDSNQRLIYLGQKVNDLAEGYFNNKRKRELMAELFKLVQIENSKRKKQSAKQAKAEKAKQQQVKQEAEKKVEVIRKKKKEAKKKEAEKPAPPKPVLKVGDRVRMEDGKAVGSIDSIDDKGKAIVNYGIFTTNVSLNQLELVEAVKKQ, from the coding sequence ATGATAAACATTCATCAAAAAACATTACAAGATTTAGAGTTTGCAACCGTTTTAAACCAAGTTAGTGAGTATTGTATCACTGCTTTAGGTAATGAAGCTGCGCTTTCTATTTCGCCATACAAAGACAAAGAAACCTTACTGTTTTCGTTACAATTAACTAACGAGTATATTTCGTCTTTTTATAACGATAACCGTATACCAAATCACGGTTTTGACGCTATTACTAAAGAGTTAAAACTTCTAAAAATAGAAAACACCTTTTTAGAGCCACATAGTCTTAAAAAACTGGTGTCTATTTCGTTAACAAGTAACGATTTAATCAAATTTTTTAAAAAGTTTGAAACCTATTATCCAAAATTACAGCAGTTTAGCAATAAAATTGAGGTCACTACAGACATCATAGACAAAATAGACAGTGTAATTAACCGATTTAACGAGGTTAAAGACGATGCGTCACCAACCTTATACCAATTACGTCAACAAATAAACAAGTTAAAAGGTAAAATAAACTCTAGTTTTACCAGCGCTTTAAACCATTATCATAATTTAGAATATCTGGATGATATTAGAGAATCTGTAGTCGATAATAAGCGTGTTTTGGCAGTAAAAGCCATGTACAGACGTAAGGTTAAAGGCGCCATTATGGGTGGAAGTAAAACCGGAAGCATTGTTTATATTGAGCCAGAAACTACCTTACAACATACAAGAGAACTTAACAACTTACAATACGAAGAGAGCGAAGAAGTTGTACGTATACTAAAAGATGTAACCAATTACATTAGGTTTTATTTACCACTTTTAGAATTATACCAATCGTTTTTAACTAAAATAGATGTGATTTCGGCAAAAGCAAAATATGCCAAATCGATGAATGCGATTTTACCAGAAATCTCAGAAAATCGTGAGCTGTACTTGCGTGATGCCTTTCATCCACTACTTTATTTAAACAATTTAGAAAAAAAGGAAACAACGCATCCGCAAACTATCCAGCTAAAAGAAGATAGCCGCATTATAGTTATTTCTGGACCAAATGCTGGTGGAAAAAGTATTACCTTAAAAACCGTTGGTTTATTGCAGGTCATGTTGCAATCTGGATTATTAATTCCGGTGCACGAGCGTAGTAAAGTTTGTTTATTTGACCGTATTGTTAGCGATATTGGTGATAATCAATCTATTGAAAATCATTTAAGTACTTACAGTTATCGTTTAAAACAGATGAATTATTTCTTGAAGAAAATTAATAAGAACACACTGTTTTTAATAGATGAATTTGGTACAGGATCGGATCCAGAACTTGGTGGCGCGTTAGCCGAAACGTTTTTAGAAGAATTTTATGCCCGTAAAGCATTTGGAATCATCACAACGCATTATGCTAATTTAAAATTGTTAGCTAATGAAAAAGAAGAAATGATTAACGCCAACATGATGTTTAACGAGCGTACGTTAGAGCCAATGTACAAACTGGCATTAGGGCAAGCAGGAAGTAGTTTTACTTTTGAAGTTGCGCAAAAAAACGGAATTCCGTATAGTTTAATTAATCGCGCTAAAAAGAAGATAGAACGCAGTAAAGTACGTTTTGATGCAACCATTGCTAAACTTCAAAAAGAACGTGCAAAGCTTGAAAAAACAGGGGAAAACTTAAAGAAAAACGAAAAGAAAAAGCAATCTGAAGCTGATAAGTTAGAGGAAATTAATGCTAAAATTCAGAAAAAATTAGAAAGCTATCAAGAATTGTATGATAGCAATCAGCGTTTGATTTATTTAGGTCAAAAAGTAAATGATTTAGCCGAAGGTTACTTTAACAATAAGCGTAAACGCGAATTAATGGCAGAGTTATTTAAGCTTGTCCAAATTGAAAATTCTAAACGTAAAAAACAATCCGCCAAACAAGCAAAAGCCGAAAAAGCAAAACAACAACAAGTAAAACAAGAAGCAGAGAAAAAAGTGGAAGTGATTCGTAAGAAAAAGAAAGAAGCGAAGAAAAAAGAAGCCGAAAAACCTGCACCACCAAAACCAGTTTTAAAAGTTGGTGATCGCGTACGTATGGAAGACGGTAAAGCTGTTGGAAGTATTGATAGCATTGACGACAAAGGAAAAGCTATTGTTAACTACGGTATTTTTACAACCAATGTAAGTTTAAACCAGTTAGAATTGGTAGAAGCTGTGAAAAAACAGTAA
- a CDS encoding YfcC family protein has protein sequence MKKLKFPSAQTILLIIAGLVTLLTWVIPAGKYETLGYNSTDNTFTRTGITTTETLPATQKTLEDLNIKIPLEKFTSGDIYKPINIPKTYHQLEAKPQGFFDFVKSPIKGIIEAADIIFLVLIIGGLIGIINSTGAFDAGIGWLAKVLKGREFILIILVTLLVATGGTTFGFAEETIAFFPILIPVFLAARYDAIVGIACIFLGSAIGTMCSTVNPFSAIIASDAAGISWTTGIWGRLFMLLACLTIALIYIIRYGKRVQNDPTKSIVYDQQQQIAALFKHDKKAVNFNSRLRLSLFVFALCFVIMIYGVVFLEWWFIEMTTTFFVGAIIIGVIAKIKETDFIDTFVRGASDLLGVALIIGIARGVTVIMADGLISDTLLYYASSATEGMNKGVFASAMTAIYAGLSFFIPSSSGMAVLTMPIMSPLADSVGVGREIVVNAYQYGMGLFYMINPTGLILASLAVVKIGFDKWLKFIMPLFIILVVFTLLVMTVSCYI, from the coding sequence ATGAAAAAACTAAAATTCCCATCAGCACAAACCATTTTACTAATCATCGCAGGATTAGTCACTTTATTAACTTGGGTAATTCCGGCAGGAAAATACGAGACTTTAGGTTATAACAGCACAGACAATACCTTTACCAGAACAGGTATTACAACAACCGAAACCTTACCTGCAACACAAAAAACTTTAGAGGATTTAAACATAAAAATTCCGTTAGAAAAATTTACAAGTGGCGATATTTATAAACCTATAAATATCCCAAAAACCTATCATCAATTAGAAGCCAAGCCACAAGGGTTTTTCGATTTTGTAAAGTCGCCAATAAAGGGAATTATTGAAGCAGCAGATATCATTTTTTTGGTGCTAATTATTGGTGGACTAATTGGAATAATTAATAGTACTGGCGCTTTTGATGCTGGTATTGGTTGGCTAGCTAAAGTGTTAAAAGGTCGTGAATTTATACTTATTATTTTAGTTACTTTATTAGTTGCTACAGGAGGAACAACCTTTGGTTTTGCTGAAGAAACCATAGCCTTCTTCCCTATTTTAATCCCTGTGTTTTTAGCAGCACGTTACGACGCTATTGTTGGTATTGCGTGTATCTTTTTGGGTAGTGCTATTGGTACTATGTGTTCCACTGTTAATCCGTTTAGTGCCATTATTGCAAGTGATGCTGCTGGTATAAGTTGGACAACTGGAATTTGGGGACGATTATTTATGCTATTGGCTTGTTTAACTATTGCCTTAATTTATATTATTCGCTACGGTAAACGCGTACAAAACGATCCTACAAAATCGATAGTTTACGACCAACAACAACAAATAGCAGCACTGTTTAAACATGATAAAAAAGCGGTAAATTTTAATAGCAGGTTACGCCTATCTTTATTTGTATTTGCGTTGTGTTTTGTAATTATGATTTACGGCGTTGTCTTTTTAGAATGGTGGTTTATAGAAATGACAACCACATTTTTTGTTGGAGCAATTATTATAGGTGTTATTGCAAAAATTAAAGAAACCGACTTTATAGACACTTTTGTTAGAGGCGCAAGCGATTTATTAGGCGTTGCACTAATTATTGGTATTGCACGTGGCGTTACCGTAATTATGGCAGATGGATTAATAAGTGATACTTTATTGTATTACGCTAGTTCTGCAACAGAAGGCATGAATAAAGGTGTTTTTGCAAGTGCAATGACCGCCATTTACGCAGGATTATCCTTTTTTATTCCAAGTAGCTCTGGTATGGCTGTGTTGACTATGCCAATTATGTCTCCGTTAGCCGATAGCGTTGGTGTTGGAAGAGAAATTGTAGTGAATGCCTACCAATACGGTATGGGATTATTTTATATGATTAACCCAACAGGCTTGATTTTAGCCTCTTTAGCTGTGGTAAAAATAGGATTTGATAAATGGCTAAAATTTATCATGCCGCTTTTTATCATTTTAGTAGTCTTTACTTTGTTGGTTATGACGGTCTCTTGTTATATATAG
- a CDS encoding uracil-DNA glycosylase: MNVDINPSWKPFLQDEFDKPYFKNLTEFVKEEYAKHQCFPPGNLIFNAFEKCPLDQLKVVIIGQDPYHNYDQANGLCFSVNDGIAHPPSLINIFKEIETDVNTPYPKSGNLERWAEQGVFLLNATLTVRAHEAGSHQKQGWETFTDAVIKIISEQKESVVFLLWGGFAKKKAKLIDAKKHHILTSGHPSPLSANRGYWFGNKHFSKTNAILKDNGFEVIDW; the protein is encoded by the coding sequence ATGAACGTAGACATTAACCCAAGTTGGAAACCTTTTTTACAAGACGAATTTGATAAACCGTATTTTAAAAATTTAACCGAGTTTGTAAAAGAGGAATACGCTAAGCATCAATGTTTTCCTCCAGGAAACCTCATTTTTAATGCGTTTGAAAAATGTCCGTTAGATCAATTAAAAGTCGTGATTATTGGTCAAGATCCATATCACAATTACGATCAAGCCAACGGATTATGTTTTAGTGTTAATGATGGTATTGCGCATCCGCCATCTTTAATTAACATATTTAAAGAAATTGAAACCGATGTCAATACGCCATATCCAAAAAGTGGCAATTTAGAACGTTGGGCAGAGCAAGGTGTGTTTTTGTTAAATGCGACATTAACGGTTAGAGCGCACGAAGCTGGTAGTCATCAAAAACAAGGTTGGGAAACGTTTACAGATGCTGTTATTAAAATAATTAGTGAACAAAAAGAGAGTGTAGTTTTCTTACTTTGGGGCGGATTTGCAAAGAAAAAAGCAAAACTTATTGATGCTAAAAAACATCATATTTTAACATCAGGTCATCCGTCTCCTTTAAGTGCTAATCGTGGATATTGGTTTGGGAATAAGCATTTTAGTAAGACAAATGCTATTTTGAAAGATAATGGGTTTGAAGTGATTGATTGGTAA
- a CDS encoding substrate-binding domain-containing protein, whose product MKQINIGGVPEHFNLAWYLGLKHGEYKDAGINLRWKDYFGGTGAMCKGLRDGDIDMAVILTEGIIKDIIAGNKSKIVQVFVQSPLIWGIHVANNSTYKTVDDLKGTKAAISRYGSGSHLMAYVNAEHHNWDLEKDLNFEVIKNLDGAVEGLTEGKADYFMWEKFTTKPLVDNGTFRRVGNCPSPWPCFVIAVREEFLEHNLEDVKTILDIINATTSEFKDIPSIDRMIANRYEQELEDVQEWLSLTEWSQENISKATIKKVQDQLFDLNVIEEKWDYKDLVAEL is encoded by the coding sequence ATGAAACAAATAAACATTGGTGGCGTACCAGAGCATTTTAATCTAGCTTGGTATTTAGGCTTAAAACATGGCGAATATAAAGACGCAGGAATCAATCTACGTTGGAAAGATTATTTTGGTGGTACAGGCGCAATGTGTAAAGGGTTACGTGATGGTGATATTGATATGGCTGTTATTTTAACAGAAGGAATTATCAAAGATATAATTGCAGGAAACAAGTCTAAAATAGTTCAGGTATTTGTACAATCGCCTTTAATTTGGGGCATTCACGTTGCTAATAATTCGACTTATAAAACTGTAGACGATTTAAAAGGAACAAAAGCTGCAATAAGTAGATATGGATCTGGATCGCATTTAATGGCATATGTTAATGCCGAACATCATAATTGGGATTTAGAAAAGGATTTAAATTTTGAAGTCATAAAAAACTTAGATGGTGCAGTTGAAGGTCTTACAGAAGGTAAAGCTGATTATTTTATGTGGGAAAAATTTACCACAAAACCTTTAGTAGATAATGGTACATTTAGACGTGTTGGCAACTGTCCTTCACCTTGGCCTTGCTTTGTCATAGCTGTTCGTGAAGAGTTTTTAGAACATAATTTAGAAGATGTAAAAACAATTTTAGATATTATAAACGCAACTACTTCAGAATTTAAAGATATCCCAAGTATAGATCGTATGATTGCTAATAGATATGAGCAAGAATTAGAAGATGTACAAGAATGGTTAAGCCTTACAGAATGGAGCCAAGAAAACATCTCTAAAGCAACTATTAAAAAAGTACAAGATCAATTATTTGATTTAAATGTTATTGAAGAAAAATGGGACTACAAAGACCTTGTTGCTGAGTTGTAA
- a CDS encoding nucleoside phosphorylase, whose amino-acid sequence MAIKESELILNPDGSVYHLNLKPEHISDTIIFVGDQDRVEKITKHFDTIEFSTQKREFKTQTGTYKGKRLTVLSTGIGPDNIDIVLNELDALVNINLETREPKAQLTALNIVRVGTSGSLQADIPVDSFLMSSHALDLNGMLHFYQIDAISNPNIEDQFIQFTNWDNNKSRPIIINNSKTLEQKFESDTIYKGMTATAGGFYGPQGRVLRLPLQDAQLNTKMDTFNYEGYRVTNLEMETSVIYGLSKLLGHNALSLNAIIANRANGTFSKDPKKVVENLIEYTLNKIIE is encoded by the coding sequence ATGGCAATAAAAGAATCAGAATTAATATTAAATCCAGATGGTAGTGTATATCATCTAAATTTAAAACCAGAACATATTTCGGACACCATAATTTTTGTTGGTGATCAAGATCGTGTAGAAAAAATTACTAAACATTTTGACACGATAGAATTTTCAACTCAAAAAAGAGAATTTAAAACGCAAACAGGTACTTATAAAGGTAAACGCTTAACCGTTTTATCTACTGGAATTGGTCCAGATAACATAGATATTGTTTTAAATGAATTAGATGCATTAGTTAACATCAACCTAGAAACCAGAGAACCTAAAGCACAATTAACCGCTTTAAATATAGTTCGTGTTGGTACTTCTGGATCGTTACAAGCAGATATTCCTGTAGATTCTTTTTTAATGAGCTCGCATGCGTTAGATTTAAACGGAATGCTTCATTTTTATCAAATAGATGCTATTTCTAACCCAAACATTGAAGATCAATTTATTCAATTTACCAATTGGGATAACAACAAGTCACGTCCAATAATTATAAATAACAGTAAAACTTTAGAACAAAAATTTGAAAGTGATACGATTTATAAAGGAATGACTGCTACTGCTGGCGGATTTTATGGTCCACAAGGTCGTGTTTTGAGATTACCGCTTCAAGATGCGCAGTTAAACACAAAAATGGATACGTTTAATTACGAAGGTTACAGAGTAACTAATCTAGAAATGGAAACTTCTGTAATTTATGGTTTATCAAAACTTCTTGGTCATAATGCATTGTCACTAAATGCCATTATAGCAAATCGTGCCAATGGTACATTTAGTAAAGATCCTAAAAAGGTAGTCGAGAATTTAATAGAATATACGCTTAATAAAATTATAGAGTAA
- a CDS encoding DUF1835 domain-containing protein, whose protein sequence is MTNKAFHITNGGVLTDYLTKLNFDGLLMTWHEMLCVGPTTKQIDNDNFFSIRKQFIESTYNIPYKTEVFKTELDKINELNNYDHVVLWFEFDLFCHINMIAAISWLKQHKCSLPIYLVNCGKIKGEKQLKGFGELTEQQIKTHYNNKTLLNVDDIAFAQKAWRIYCEEDHNQLKELIVRPSNFLYMSNCLKAHMKRFPDTRSGLNMMEYNLLKIIKEYQIKDKHHLLGYGLHYQGYYGYGDIQIKRIINNLQPFYDQTEDGLILSRQGFLALAHQKNFLKEMASNFQFGGAKKTDFQYLKTESKLVKTI, encoded by the coding sequence ATGACTAATAAAGCATTTCATATAACTAATGGCGGCGTATTAACCGACTATTTAACCAAGTTAAACTTTGATGGTTTACTAATGACTTGGCATGAAATGTTATGCGTCGGTCCTACAACAAAACAAATAGATAACGATAATTTTTTCAGCATTAGAAAACAATTTATCGAGTCTACATACAACATTCCTTACAAAACCGAAGTCTTTAAGACTGAACTTGATAAAATTAACGAGCTAAACAATTACGATCATGTTGTACTTTGGTTCGAATTCGATTTATTTTGCCATATAAATATGATTGCTGCGATAAGTTGGTTAAAACAACACAAATGTAGCTTACCAATTTACTTAGTAAATTGTGGTAAAATTAAAGGCGAAAAACAACTAAAAGGATTTGGAGAGTTAACAGAACAGCAAATAAAAACGCATTATAATAACAAAACGCTACTTAACGTAGACGATATTGCTTTTGCTCAAAAAGCATGGCGCATTTATTGCGAAGAAGATCACAACCAATTAAAAGAATTAATTGTAAGACCTTCAAACTTTTTATACATGAGCAATTGTTTAAAAGCGCATATGAAACGTTTTCCTGATACCAGAAGTGGATTAAATATGATGGAATATAACCTACTTAAAATTATTAAAGAATATCAAATAAAAGATAAGCATCATTTATTAGGTTATGGTTTACATTATCAAGGTTATTATGGTTACGGAGACATTCAAATTAAACGAATAATTAATAATTTACAGCCATTTTACGATCAAACAGAAGATGGCTTAATACTAAGCAGACAAGGGTTTTTAGCACTAGCACATCAAAAAAACTTTTTAAAAGAGATGGCATCCAATTTTCAATTTGGCGGCGCTAAAAAAACAGACTTTCAATATTTAAAAACTGAAAGTAAACTTGTAAAAACCATTTAG
- a CDS encoding translation initiation factor — protein sequence MDLQDQLKNLFPDHVPEETESTPDESNIWLQDDPIICKYEKRKGKPITILEGYTGATEDFKQLAKEIKQTLSVGGSFKDEKIIIQGDYRDKIMQILKDKGFNVKRVGG from the coding sequence ATGGATTTACAAGATCAACTTAAAAACTTATTTCCAGATCATGTACCAGAAGAAACCGAATCTACACCAGACGAAAGCAATATTTGGCTACAAGACGATCCTATAATTTGTAAATACGAAAAACGTAAAGGTAAACCTATAACCATTTTAGAAGGTTATACTGGTGCAACCGAAGATTTTAAGCAATTAGCAAAAGAAATCAAGCAAACGCTAAGTGTTGGCGGTAGTTTTAAAGACGAAAAAATTATAATCCAAGGTGATTACCGCGACAAAATCATGCAAATATTGAAGGATAAAGGCTTTAATGTAAAACGTGTTGGTGGATAA
- a CDS encoding isopenicillin N synthase family dioxygenase produces MNKIPSVNLKDFTSGDPERKQKFVNEIGKAYEEIGFVALKGHFLDDELVDDLYAEIKNFFELPVETKRQYEIPGIGGQRGYVSFGKESAKGKKEGDLKEFWHFGQYVEDDPKRAEEYPQNVEVKEIPRFNEVGKKAYQTLEKTAKYVLRALALHLGLEETYFDNYIHNGNSILRPIHYPPITQEPDNAVRAAAHGDINLITLLMGAQGRGLQVQNHNGDWIDAIAEPDELMINVGDMLSRHTNNRLKSTIHRVVNPPRELWGTSRYSIPFFMHPISEMKLDVLDSCIDENNPKQFEDITAGEFLDERLRELGLKK; encoded by the coding sequence ATGAATAAAATACCTAGTGTTAACCTTAAGGATTTTACATCTGGTGATCCAGAAAGAAAACAGAAGTTTGTAAACGAAATTGGTAAAGCTTATGAAGAAATAGGCTTTGTGGCGTTAAAAGGACACTTTTTAGATGACGAATTAGTAGACGATTTATATGCAGAAATTAAAAACTTTTTTGAATTACCTGTAGAAACTAAAAGACAATACGAAATACCAGGAATTGGTGGACAACGTGGATATGTCTCTTTTGGAAAAGAAAGTGCAAAAGGTAAAAAAGAAGGTGATTTAAAAGAATTTTGGCACTTTGGTCAATATGTAGAAGACGATCCTAAAAGAGCCGAAGAATATCCTCAAAACGTAGAAGTAAAAGAAATACCTCGTTTTAACGAAGTTGGTAAAAAAGCATATCAAACTTTAGAAAAAACTGCAAAATATGTGTTACGTGCTTTAGCACTTCATTTAGGTTTAGAAGAAACGTATTTTGATAATTATATCCATAACGGAAATTCTATTTTAAGACCAATACATTATCCACCAATTACTCAAGAACCGGATAATGCAGTTCGTGCAGCAGCGCATGGTGATATTAATTTAATCACTTTATTAATGGGCGCACAAGGTCGTGGTTTACAGGTGCAAAACCATAACGGAGATTGGATTGATGCTATTGCCGAGCCAGACGAGTTAATGATTAACGTTGGTGATATGTTATCAAGACATACTAACAACAGATTAAAATCTACAATACATCGTGTTGTAAATCCGCCAAGAGAATTATGGGGAACATCACGCTACTCTATTCCATTTTTTATGCATCCAATTAGTGAAATGAAATTAGATGTATTAGATAGTTGTATCGATGAGAATAACCCAAAACAATTCGAAGATATTACAGCTGGAGAATTCCTTGACGAGCGTTTAAGAGAATTAGGATTAAAAAAATAG